The following proteins are encoded in a genomic region of Saccharopolyspora antimicrobica:
- a CDS encoding ABC transporter permease: MTAIDLPARTSAPLARQLLAETRWVLRRPRNLLALLMLAALPVLLGTAIALTAGPGGRGGPSVLSAVAGNGLVLPVAAIMLAQSLLLPLVVAMVAADALAGESAHGTLRGLLLAPVGRVRLVGVKAFGVLVLAVLAVSVVAISGVLTGLIVVGGGDLVTLSGTTVSFGSALGRVALAVAWTAVQMAAVGAIALALSSLTEHPLVVVVATMGGLITFGVLGTIPALDWLQPVLITTDWSAVLDVLRDPVGWEAMTTGLLRAGCYLVIGLSATVVRMVTKDA; the protein is encoded by the coding sequence GTGACCGCGATCGACCTACCCGCGCGGACATCCGCTCCCCTCGCGCGGCAGCTCCTGGCCGAGACGCGGTGGGTGCTGCGCCGCCCGCGCAACCTGCTCGCGCTGCTGATGCTGGCCGCGCTGCCCGTGCTGCTGGGCACCGCGATCGCGCTCACCGCCGGACCCGGTGGCCGCGGCGGGCCGTCGGTCCTCTCGGCAGTGGCGGGCAACGGGCTGGTGCTGCCGGTGGCCGCCATCATGCTCGCCCAGTCACTGCTGCTGCCGCTGGTCGTGGCGATGGTCGCGGCCGATGCGCTGGCGGGCGAATCGGCGCACGGCACGCTGCGCGGCCTGCTGCTGGCGCCGGTCGGGCGGGTGCGGCTGGTCGGCGTCAAGGCGTTCGGCGTGCTGGTGCTGGCCGTGCTCGCCGTGTCCGTCGTGGCGATCAGCGGTGTGCTCACCGGGCTGATCGTGGTCGGCGGCGGTGATCTGGTGACGTTGTCGGGCACCACGGTGTCGTTCGGCTCCGCGCTCGGCCGGGTCGCGCTGGCGGTGGCCTGGACGGCGGTGCAGATGGCGGCGGTCGGCGCGATCGCGCTGGCGCTGTCCTCGCTCACCGAGCACCCGCTGGTGGTCGTCGTCGCCACGATGGGCGGGCTGATCACCTTCGGCGTGCTGGGCACCATCCCGGCGCTGGACTGGCTGCAGCCGGTGCTGATCACCACCGACTGGTCGGCGGTGCTGGACGTGCTGCGCGATCCGGTCGGCTGGGAGGCGATGACGACCGGCCTGCTGCGCGCGGGTTGCTACCTGGTCATCGGGTTGTCCGCGACGGTGGTCCGCATGGTCACCAAGGACGCCTGA
- a CDS encoding LolA family protein, with protein sequence MKRRSVVLTATAGTAAGVLGLTVLALPAGAGAAPELPPVAAEQLVESVMRADPPALTGTVSVDNALGLPALPGGEASQLLADGTNRFQVWADGQGRHRVSVPSHGGELTMVDDGTTAWKWDSGEQTATRTQHPERAGHGAPADPAAAARGIIGELRKTSEVSVDGTASVAGRDAYELVLTPKPTERTLLRQVRVAVDAEKRVPLELSVLTNGSADPALKIGFTSLDMTAPDPGLFRFEPPAGAKVEDGSRHAPEPGDHAVPEHQVVGEGWDSTLVTKVPESPELRQVAERTGKPVSGPWGNGWILGTAAGNALLTSDGRVAVGAVPEQVLVAALGEVR encoded by the coding sequence ATGAAGCGAAGAAGCGTGGTGCTCACCGCGACCGCGGGCACGGCGGCCGGAGTGCTGGGCCTGACCGTGCTGGCGTTGCCCGCCGGTGCCGGTGCGGCCCCGGAACTGCCGCCGGTGGCGGCCGAACAGCTCGTGGAGTCGGTGATGCGCGCCGATCCGCCGGCGCTCACCGGCACCGTGTCGGTGGACAACGCACTCGGCCTGCCCGCACTGCCGGGTGGCGAGGCGTCGCAGCTGCTCGCCGACGGGACCAACCGGTTCCAGGTGTGGGCCGACGGCCAGGGCCGCCACCGCGTGTCGGTGCCCTCGCACGGCGGCGAGCTGACGATGGTCGACGACGGCACGACCGCGTGGAAGTGGGATTCCGGCGAGCAGACCGCCACCCGCACCCAGCACCCGGAGCGCGCCGGGCACGGGGCTCCCGCCGATCCGGCCGCCGCGGCGCGCGGGATCATCGGCGAGCTCCGCAAGACCAGCGAGGTCTCGGTGGACGGCACGGCCAGCGTCGCCGGCCGCGACGCCTACGAGCTCGTGCTCACCCCGAAGCCGACCGAGCGCACGCTGCTGCGGCAGGTGCGCGTCGCGGTGGACGCCGAGAAGCGCGTTCCGCTGGAACTCTCGGTGCTCACCAACGGTTCTGCCGATCCGGCGCTGAAGATCGGCTTCACCAGCCTCGACATGACCGCCCCCGATCCCGGCCTGTTCCGGTTCGAACCGCCGGCGGGCGCGAAGGTCGAGGACGGCTCGCGGCACGCGCCGGAGCCCGGCGACCACGCGGTGCCCGAGCACCAGGTCGTCGGCGAGGGCTGGGACTCGACGCTGGTCACCAAGGTGCCGGAGAGCCCGGAGCTGCGTCAGGTCGCGGAGCGGACCGGCAAGCCGGTCAGCGGGCCGTGGGGCAACGGCTGGATCCTCGGCACGGCGGCCGGCAACGCGCTGCTGACCTCCGACGGGCGGGTCGCGGTCGGCGCCGTGCCCGAGCAGGTGCTGGTCGCTGCGCTCGGCGAGGTCCGATGA
- a CDS encoding helix-turn-helix domain-containing protein produces MSDSETRRLAFGDALRRLRVEAGLSGKQFAQRAGWTASKVSRMETANQSVADADVVVYCRLTGADEAVEAELRQELREIRLEAASWKRQLRTGNSARQEYGKQLEHDAERIRLFEIAMVPGLVQTAEYARHMFEAVAVLHGNRLDIAESVERRMARQEVLYRPRTEVQIVCSEAGLRHPIAPPQVMVGQLDRLLALAGMSTLRLAVLPMDVQLSAVPQHGFVIIDEMALVETVNTEMTITDPEDLDRFDRLFDVLLSASLEGPDARALLHRLIEQYNALG; encoded by the coding sequence GTGAGTGATTCCGAAACCCGCCGCCTGGCGTTCGGCGACGCATTGCGGCGATTGCGCGTGGAAGCGGGGTTGTCCGGCAAGCAGTTCGCGCAACGGGCCGGCTGGACCGCGTCGAAGGTCTCGCGGATGGAGACCGCCAACCAGTCGGTGGCCGACGCCGACGTGGTGGTCTACTGCCGGCTGACCGGCGCGGACGAAGCGGTCGAGGCCGAGCTGCGGCAGGAGCTGCGCGAGATCCGGCTGGAGGCGGCGAGCTGGAAGCGCCAGCTGCGCACCGGCAACAGCGCCCGGCAGGAGTACGGCAAGCAGCTGGAGCACGACGCCGAGCGCATCCGGCTGTTCGAGATCGCGATGGTGCCGGGCCTGGTGCAGACCGCCGAGTACGCCCGGCACATGTTCGAGGCGGTGGCGGTGCTGCACGGGAACCGGCTGGACATCGCCGAGTCCGTCGAGCGCCGGATGGCCCGGCAGGAAGTCCTCTACCGGCCGCGGACCGAGGTGCAGATCGTGTGCTCGGAAGCGGGCCTGCGGCATCCGATCGCGCCGCCGCAGGTGATGGTGGGGCAGCTGGACCGGTTGCTGGCGCTGGCGGGCATGTCGACGTTGCGGCTGGCGGTGCTGCCGATGGACGTGCAGCTGAGCGCGGTCCCGCAGCACGGCTTCGTCATCATCGACGAGATGGCCCTGGTGGAAACGGTGAACACGGAGATGACCATCACCGATCCCGAAGACCTGGACCGCTTCGACCGGCTCTTCGACGTCCTGCTGTCGGCCTCCCTCGAAGGCCCGGACGCCCGAGCGCTGCTGCACCGGCTCATCGAGCAGTACAACGCGCTGGGCTGA
- a CDS encoding MerR family transcriptional regulator: MRIGELAERTGVSVRLLRYYEEQDLIRPERDELGHRVYGDGSVDRVGKIRGLLDSGIPTRIIRDILPCLDRPGAIHMRVVAPEMLANLERERAKIQQRVEALSDNLSAIDDYLSKARPNLRRS, encoded by the coding sequence GTGCGGATCGGTGAACTGGCCGAGCGGACCGGGGTGTCGGTCCGGCTGCTGCGCTACTACGAGGAGCAGGACTTGATCCGCCCGGAGCGCGACGAGCTCGGGCACCGCGTCTACGGCGATGGCTCGGTAGACCGGGTGGGCAAGATCCGCGGCCTGCTGGACTCCGGGATCCCGACCCGGATCATCCGCGACATCCTGCCGTGCCTCGACCGGCCGGGCGCGATCCACATGCGCGTCGTCGCCCCGGAGATGCTGGCCAACTTGGAGCGCGAGCGGGCGAAGATCCAGCAGCGCGTCGAGGCGCTGAGCGACAACCTCTCGGCCATCGACGACTACCTGAGCAAGGCCCGGCCCAACCTCCGCCGGTCGTGA
- a CDS encoding DUF6879 family protein, whose protein sequence is MSSWVLPGAEFDELLRSFRHRAWRWECQGTYRQPAEAEPWRRWRAGQHDDLAWLRPWLDQVASATRAGRLIARVRVYREPPTEYQLWQLDVGRANVAAGEDVRVLTESRARSLGLPAHDFWLFDEARVALMHFEDQRFAGTEIIASPGEVNQYRNWWGAACEHAVPLFVYRHDLGRRR, encoded by the coding sequence GTGAGCTCATGGGTCTTACCGGGCGCGGAGTTCGACGAACTCCTGCGCTCGTTCCGGCATCGGGCGTGGCGGTGGGAGTGCCAGGGCACCTACCGCCAGCCGGCCGAGGCCGAACCCTGGCGGCGCTGGCGGGCCGGTCAGCACGATGACCTGGCCTGGCTGCGCCCCTGGCTGGACCAGGTGGCGTCGGCGACCCGGGCGGGGCGGTTGATCGCCCGGGTGCGCGTCTACCGGGAACCGCCGACCGAATACCAGTTGTGGCAGCTCGACGTCGGCCGCGCCAACGTCGCCGCGGGCGAGGACGTGCGGGTGCTCACCGAGTCCCGCGCTCGCTCGCTGGGCCTGCCCGCCCACGACTTCTGGCTCTTCGACGAGGCGCGGGTTGCGCTGATGCACTTCGAGGACCAGCGGTTCGCTGGCACCGAGATCATCGCCAGCCCGGGGGAGGTGAACCAGTACCGGAACTGGTGGGGCGCCGCTTGCGAGCACGCGGTGCCGTTGTTCGTCTACCGGCACGATCTCGGGAGGCGCCGGTGA
- a CDS encoding MFS transporter — protein MELGSNRALPLGALLAFATVVLLGCLTETLPAGVLLPMSADLRVSESQAGQLVAVYAISTAATSVPLTALTRRLPRRALLLGLILGFAVVNAVTALSPWYPLTLVARVLAGAVSGVMWAMIAGYAMRIVPAERAGRALAIAMAGTPIGFALGVPAGTVLGELLGWRYAFGAMSVIAVALVGWVLWQVPPLSGQSVQRRAGIRDVLTTPGFRTVLVMTFALALGHNVLYTYIGPVLADAGRIGLLSTALLVFGLASVLGLWIVGSVVDRRLQLLIRCSTSLVAVAAALIGGAAQWPVALLLAVAVWGVAFGGAPTMFPAAAARIAGRDADLAQSLTITVWNVAIAAGAYLGGAALDLAGSAAPLPWLAAALAAAAFGIAVRRNALRDS, from the coding sequence ATGGAACTCGGATCGAACCGCGCACTTCCGCTCGGCGCCCTGCTGGCGTTCGCCACGGTGGTGCTGCTGGGCTGCCTGACCGAAACGCTGCCCGCCGGTGTGCTGCTGCCGATGAGCGCCGATCTGCGGGTTTCGGAGTCGCAGGCCGGTCAGCTCGTCGCGGTCTACGCGATCAGCACGGCCGCGACCTCGGTCCCGCTGACCGCGCTGACCCGGCGGCTGCCGCGGCGCGCCCTGCTGCTCGGCCTGATCCTCGGGTTCGCGGTGGTCAACGCCGTCACCGCGCTCTCGCCGTGGTATCCGCTGACGCTGGTGGCCCGCGTGCTCGCCGGTGCGGTGTCCGGCGTGATGTGGGCGATGATCGCCGGCTACGCGATGCGGATCGTGCCCGCCGAGCGGGCCGGGCGGGCACTGGCGATCGCGATGGCGGGCACCCCGATCGGCTTCGCCCTCGGGGTGCCCGCCGGGACGGTGCTGGGCGAACTCCTGGGCTGGCGCTACGCGTTCGGCGCGATGTCGGTGATCGCCGTCGCGCTGGTCGGCTGGGTGCTGTGGCAGGTCCCGCCGCTGAGCGGGCAGTCGGTGCAGCGGCGCGCCGGAATCCGGGATGTCCTCACCACGCCCGGTTTCCGCACCGTGCTCGTCATGACGTTCGCCCTGGCGCTCGGGCACAACGTCCTCTACACCTACATCGGCCCGGTGCTCGCCGACGCCGGCCGGATCGGGCTGCTCAGCACCGCGCTGCTGGTCTTCGGGCTCGCCTCCGTGCTGGGCCTGTGGATCGTCGGATCGGTCGTCGACCGCCGGTTGCAGCTGCTGATCCGCTGCTCGACATCGCTGGTCGCCGTCGCCGCGGCGCTGATCGGCGGCGCCGCGCAGTGGCCGGTGGCGCTGCTGCTCGCCGTGGCCGTGTGGGGTGTCGCTTTCGGCGGTGCGCCGACGATGTTCCCCGCCGCGGCGGCGAGAATCGCCGGACGTGACGCCGACCTGGCGCAGTCGCTGACCATCACCGTCTGGAACGTCGCGATCGCGGCGGGCGCCTACCTCGGCGGGGCGGCGCTCGACCTGGCGGGCAGCGCGGCACCGCTGCCCTGGCTGGCAGCGGCCTTGGCCGCCGCGGCGTTCGGGATCGCTGTCCGGCGGAACGCGTTGCGGGACAGCTGA
- a CDS encoding class I SAM-dependent methyltransferase, translating to MTDRSTPPVFARVLPLLTSVPDDPDFEHGYLDLLGGQSGAPSGPIQSFWESGPGSGLYDHVQSIARRVAPAWYRIPARSRPPEGGRVLDIGCGPGNATAALGRQVGPDGLAIGLDISRPMLARAARGETSGNVGFIRADARDLPFPEGTFDLVTSFAALQLIPAPEEVLVAACRVLVPGGWLAVMVPTPHDGFLHVVSRLVGDRTGLAFFDPDQIAEQLDDAGMRSVHTHRTGPVLWINAQRPA from the coding sequence ATGACCGACCGATCGACGCCACCGGTGTTCGCCCGCGTGCTGCCCCTGCTGACGTCCGTCCCGGACGACCCGGACTTCGAGCACGGTTACCTGGATCTGCTCGGCGGCCAGTCCGGTGCTCCGTCCGGGCCGATCCAGTCCTTCTGGGAGTCCGGGCCCGGTTCCGGCCTCTACGACCACGTGCAGTCGATCGCCCGCCGGGTGGCGCCGGCCTGGTACCGGATCCCGGCCCGCAGCCGCCCGCCCGAAGGCGGCCGGGTGCTCGACATCGGATGCGGTCCGGGCAACGCCACCGCCGCGCTGGGCCGCCAGGTCGGCCCGGACGGGCTCGCCATCGGCCTGGACATCTCCCGGCCCATGCTGGCGCGGGCGGCGCGCGGCGAAACCTCCGGCAACGTCGGGTTCATCCGCGCCGACGCGCGCGACCTGCCGTTCCCGGAGGGCACCTTCGACCTGGTCACCAGCTTCGCGGCGCTGCAGCTGATCCCGGCGCCGGAGGAGGTCCTGGTCGCGGCGTGCCGCGTGCTCGTGCCCGGTGGCTGGCTGGCGGTCATGGTGCCGACGCCGCACGACGGGTTCCTGCACGTGGTGTCGCGGCTGGTCGGCGACCGCACCGGGCTGGCCTTCTTCGACCCGGACCAGATCGCCGAGCAGCTCGACGACGCGGGCATGCGCTCCGTGCACACCCACCGGACCGGCCCGGTGCTCTGGATCAACGCCCAGCGCCCCGCCTGA
- a CDS encoding ABC transporter ATP-binding protein encodes MTSAVDPARSSSAIADGGLAARTTGLRKTYGRTVAVAGVDLAVPRGGVVGVLGPNGSGKTTTIRMLLGLTAPSSGTVELLGHQLPEHAGRVLPRVGALVEGPGFHPFLSGRENLLRCAVMEPALRGPEIRDVVEQALERVGLSAAAGRRYRGYSLGMKQRLGLAAALLVPRDLVVLDEPTNGLDPAGTREIRRIIAELHASGTTVLVSSHLLSEIEATCTHVAVLHRGSLVAQGELAGMLEAGAPHLLVSTSDTDGAVRALRDKSLKAREESGWIRVELTGAESDEVIAMLVHSGVPVREARRSRTGLEDLFARLTEEEL; translated from the coding sequence ATGACCAGCGCGGTCGATCCGGCGAGGTCGTCGTCCGCCATCGCGGACGGCGGCCTCGCCGCCCGCACCACCGGCCTGCGCAAGACCTACGGGCGGACCGTCGCGGTGGCCGGCGTCGACCTCGCCGTCCCCCGGGGGGGTGTGGTCGGTGTGCTCGGGCCCAACGGTTCGGGCAAGACCACCACGATCCGGATGCTGCTCGGGCTCACCGCACCGAGCTCGGGCACCGTGGAGCTGCTCGGGCACCAGCTGCCCGAGCACGCCGGGCGGGTGCTGCCCCGGGTGGGCGCGCTGGTCGAAGGGCCCGGTTTCCACCCGTTCCTGTCCGGCCGGGAGAACCTGCTGCGCTGCGCGGTGATGGAACCCGCGCTGCGCGGCCCGGAGATCCGCGATGTCGTCGAGCAGGCGCTGGAGCGGGTCGGGTTGAGCGCCGCGGCGGGCCGCCGGTACCGGGGCTACTCGCTGGGCATGAAGCAGCGGCTCGGCCTGGCCGCCGCGCTGCTGGTGCCGCGCGATCTGGTGGTGCTCGACGAACCGACCAACGGGCTGGACCCGGCGGGCACCCGCGAGATCCGCCGGATCATCGCCGAGCTGCACGCCTCGGGCACCACGGTGCTGGTCTCCTCCCACCTGCTGTCGGAGATCGAGGCGACCTGCACCCACGTCGCGGTGCTGCACCGCGGATCGCTGGTGGCGCAAGGCGAACTGGCGGGCATGCTGGAAGCCGGCGCGCCGCACCTGCTGGTGTCCACTTCGGACACCGACGGCGCGGTGCGCGCGCTGCGCGACAAGAGCCTCAAAGCCCGCGAGGAGAGCGGGTGGATCCGGGTGGAGCTCACCGGTGCCGAGTCCGACGAGGTGATCGCGATGCTCGTGCACTCCGGCGTCCCGGTGCGCGAAGCGCGCCGCTCCCGGACCGGTCTGGAGGACCTCTTCGCACGACTGACGGAGGAAGAGCTGTGA
- a CDS encoding homogentisate 1,2-dioxygenase: MAYYRQIGEVPPKRHTQHRRPDGGLYYEELMGEEGFSSDSSLLYHRNLPSAVVDSTVWELPDLETEPNHPLRPRHLKLHELFGGQEWQRHDVVTGRRLVLGNADVRISYAVAGAASPLYRNAIGDECVYVESGAGVVETVFGALPFQQGDYVILPRATTHRWVPQGEEPVRAYCIEANSHITPPRRYLSKFGQLLEHSPYCERDLLGPTEPLLGAGTDVEVLVKHRGSRGIVGTRFVYPEHPFDVVGWDGCLYPYTFNIAEFEPITGRVHQPPPVHQVFEGQNFVICNFVPRKVDYHPLSIPVPYYHSNVDSDEVMFYCGGDYEARKGSGIGQGSISLHPGGHSHGPQPGAYERSIGVEFFDELAVMVDTFRPLELGEGGRAAEDPGYAWTWAGRGPQG, from the coding sequence ATGGCGTACTACCGGCAGATCGGCGAGGTCCCGCCGAAACGGCACACCCAGCACCGCAGGCCCGACGGCGGCCTCTACTACGAGGAGCTGATGGGGGAGGAGGGCTTCTCCAGCGACTCCTCGCTGCTGTACCACCGCAACCTGCCCTCGGCGGTGGTCGATTCCACCGTCTGGGAGCTGCCGGACCTGGAGACCGAGCCCAACCACCCGCTGCGCCCGCGGCACCTGAAGCTGCACGAGCTGTTCGGCGGTCAGGAGTGGCAGCGCCACGACGTGGTCACCGGGCGGCGGCTGGTCCTGGGCAACGCCGACGTGCGGATCTCCTACGCCGTCGCGGGCGCTGCCTCCCCGCTGTACCGCAACGCGATCGGCGACGAGTGCGTCTACGTCGAGTCCGGCGCGGGCGTGGTCGAGACGGTGTTCGGCGCGCTGCCCTTCCAACAGGGCGACTACGTCATCCTGCCGCGGGCAACCACGCACCGCTGGGTGCCGCAGGGCGAGGAACCGGTGCGCGCGTACTGCATCGAGGCCAACTCGCACATCACGCCGCCGCGCCGCTACCTGTCGAAGTTCGGCCAGCTGCTGGAGCACTCGCCCTACTGCGAGCGCGATCTGCTCGGCCCCACCGAGCCGCTGCTGGGCGCGGGCACCGACGTGGAGGTGCTGGTCAAGCACCGGGGCAGCCGCGGCATCGTGGGCACCCGGTTCGTCTACCCCGAGCACCCCTTCGACGTGGTCGGCTGGGACGGCTGCCTGTACCCCTACACGTTCAACATCGCCGAGTTCGAGCCGATCACCGGCCGGGTGCACCAGCCGCCGCCGGTGCACCAGGTCTTCGAGGGCCAGAACTTCGTGATCTGCAACTTCGTGCCGCGCAAGGTCGACTACCACCCGCTGTCCATCCCGGTGCCCTACTACCACTCCAATGTGGACTCCGACGAGGTGATGTTCTACTGCGGCGGGGACTACGAGGCGCGCAAGGGCTCCGGCATCGGGCAGGGCTCGATCTCGCTGCACCCGGGCGGTCACTCGCACGGCCCGCAGCCGGGTGCCTACGAGCGCAGCATCGGCGTGGAGTTCTTCGACGAGCTGGCGGTCATGGTCGACACCTTCCGCCCGCTGGAGCTCGGCGAGGGCGGCCGCGCCGCCGAGGACCCCGGTTACGCCTGGACCTGGGCGGGGCGGGGGCCGCAGGGGTGA